The following coding sequences lie in one Metallumcola ferriviriculae genomic window:
- a CDS encoding FAD-dependent oxidoreductase, protein MTKVLVIGAGPAGLAATNTLVKNGISVNLVEKKGILGGQWQSYGCKATDGTCNVCNVCLPFGEIEALLDNELVDVYLNSEIKEIEGKPGDFKVKIQQQAMPVAADDCIACGKCLESCNNGAVTACDDRTYPQYYTIDKNKCSEGCHECEDVCPTGAIDLGSNTKDMEEDYDAVIVATGSKAFDPKVSAWGYSMQPGMISAAQLEQEIKDDKVPSLDSAAFIQCVGSRNQRGNNYCSRVCCLYALRMALWLKTEEKISDCAIYYMDLQLPTRQVQELYQKCLRAGVRFVRGIPSEIRPSAAGLTLRAEDLNTQEINESTYQRVILSVGLDSAASNADSLGLETNNDGFFAAVDGNEGNYSSREGIFLAGTTQAPRDIAASINHGQQAAVQVIDVLRGRVEHVG, encoded by the coding sequence ATGACAAAAGTATTGGTAATCGGTGCCGGCCCGGCAGGTCTGGCAGCTACAAACACCCTGGTGAAAAACGGGATATCAGTAAATTTAGTGGAAAAGAAGGGAATATTGGGCGGCCAGTGGCAGAGCTACGGCTGTAAGGCGACAGATGGTACTTGTAACGTGTGTAATGTTTGCCTGCCCTTCGGGGAAATAGAAGCGCTGCTTGATAACGAATTGGTAGATGTCTATTTGAACAGTGAGATAAAGGAAATAGAAGGTAAGCCAGGCGATTTCAAAGTAAAGATTCAGCAGCAAGCAATGCCGGTAGCAGCGGATGATTGTATTGCCTGCGGCAAATGCTTGGAAAGCTGTAATAATGGAGCAGTGACAGCGTGTGATGACAGGACTTATCCACAATACTACACCATAGACAAGAATAAATGCAGCGAAGGCTGCCATGAATGTGAGGATGTTTGTCCCACCGGTGCCATTGATTTGGGTAGTAATACCAAAGATATGGAAGAGGATTACGATGCCGTTATTGTCGCCACCGGCTCCAAAGCATTTGACCCCAAAGTTTCAGCGTGGGGCTATAGTATGCAGCCGGGTATGATTTCTGCTGCTCAACTGGAGCAGGAGATAAAGGATGATAAAGTCCCGTCTTTAGACAGCGCGGCTTTCATCCAATGCGTAGGGTCGCGGAACCAACGGGGTAATAATTATTGCTCCAGGGTTTGCTGCCTTTATGCCTTGCGAATGGCATTATGGCTGAAAACAGAAGAAAAGATTTCAGATTGCGCCATATATTATATGGATCTGCAGCTGCCCACCCGTCAAGTGCAGGAACTTTATCAAAAGTGCCTCCGGGCTGGGGTACGTTTTGTTCGGGGTATACCGTCTGAGATAAGACCTTCGGCAGCAGGGCTTACTCTGCGCGCGGAAGATTTGAATACCCAGGAGATTAATGAAAGTACCTATCAACGAGTAATACTTTCCGTCGGGTTAGACAGCGCTGCTTCAAACGCTGATAGTTTAGGATTAGAAACTAATAACGATGGTTTCTTTGCCGCAGTTGACGGAAATGAAGGTAATTATTCATCCAGAGAAGGGATCTTTCTAGCGGGAACAACTCAGGCGCCCCGGGACATTGCTGCCAGCATTAATCATGGTCAGCAAGCAGCAGTTCAGGTGATAGATGTCCTAAGGGGGAGGGTTGAACATGTCGGC
- a CDS encoding CoB--CoM heterodisulfide reductase iron-sulfur subunit B family protein, with the protein MKYALFLGCSIPVRVMGYEKSARAVAEKLGLEFVDVDGFRCCGYPVKALDHYTSLLLAARNLALAEEAGLEICTLCNACSGSLLEADIELKEDEALRNKINEDLKKLGLEYKGTTKVKHFLRIIEELAAAGEVPELEDVLAKSPVAAHYGCHFTKPTRAYNHYYGEDLPSQALDNLIGLVGAESTDYSGKDGCCGGGLLALRQDYAGQLSAEKVTAMVEAGAKSVVVTCPTCGMMLSNNQEEDDEFPVIYFPQLLGLALGIDPDDLGFELNSVDAEDWLEELGVG; encoded by the coding sequence ATGAAATATGCGTTGTTTCTAGGATGCAGCATTCCTGTCCGCGTGATGGGTTATGAAAAGAGTGCCCGGGCGGTGGCAGAGAAGCTGGGCTTGGAGTTTGTTGACGTAGATGGATTTCGCTGCTGCGGTTACCCAGTCAAGGCACTGGACCATTATACCAGCTTACTATTGGCGGCTCGTAACCTGGCCTTAGCTGAAGAAGCCGGTCTGGAAATTTGCACTCTGTGTAATGCCTGCAGCGGTAGTCTGCTTGAAGCGGATATAGAACTGAAAGAGGATGAGGCACTGCGTAATAAAATTAACGAAGACTTGAAAAAACTCGGTCTTGAATACAAAGGAACTACCAAGGTGAAACATTTCTTGCGAATAATAGAGGAACTAGCAGCAGCGGGAGAAGTGCCGGAATTAGAAGATGTACTGGCTAAATCACCTGTTGCCGCACATTATGGATGTCACTTTACCAAACCGACCCGTGCTTATAACCATTATTACGGCGAGGACCTGCCATCCCAAGCATTAGATAATCTTATTGGGCTGGTAGGAGCAGAAAGTACAGATTATTCCGGAAAAGATGGCTGCTGCGGCGGCGGTTTGTTGGCATTGCGTCAGGATTATGCCGGTCAGCTGTCCGCGGAAAAGGTAACAGCAATGGTTGAAGCAGGCGCTAAGTCCGTGGTGGTTACCTGTCCTACCTGTGGCATGATGCTATCTAATAACCAAGAGGAAGATGACGAGTTCCCCGTAATATATTTTCCTCAGCTTTTAGGCCTGGCTTTAGGTATTGACCCGGACGATTTGGGCTTTGAGCTTAATTCCGTCGATGCTGAAGACTGGCTGGAAGAATTGGGGGTGGGGTAG
- a CDS encoding 4Fe-4S dicluster domain-containing protein — protein MSQDMIEKKAPNNVDSSFPNYLQQEGAERLWACYQCAKCTSGCPLSRLDGDYNPRLFIRAAGLGLKEWVLQNESLWYCLLCYTCQEECPEDARPTEVLTALKNEAFRQGFAPAPLAMGAKKLMEESRIYLVDDFLNEEREDEGLPPLDEDEEVLEEVFAITGLKERLEKGVD, from the coding sequence ATGAGCCAAGATATGATTGAAAAAAAGGCTCCAAATAATGTAGACTCTTCCTTCCCAAATTATCTGCAGCAGGAGGGCGCAGAAAGATTATGGGCATGTTACCAATGCGCCAAATGCACTTCCGGCTGTCCCCTATCCCGGCTGGATGGTGATTATAACCCCCGTCTGTTTATTCGTGCAGCAGGCCTGGGTTTGAAGGAGTGGGTGCTGCAGAATGAAAGTCTTTGGTATTGCCTGCTCTGTTATACCTGTCAGGAAGAGTGCCCTGAGGATGCTCGTCCTACCGAAGTGCTGACTGCGTTAAAGAATGAGGCATTTCGGCAAGGTTTTGCCCCGGCACCTTTGGCCATGGGGGCAAAAAAGTTGATGGAAGAGAGCCGTATTTACCTGGTGGACGATTTTCTTAACGAAGAAAGGGAAGATGAAGGGCTTCCGCCGCTGGACGAGGATGAAGAAGTGTTGGAAGAAGTCTTTGCCATCACGGGTCTAAAAGAACGTTTGGAAAAGGGTGTGGACTGA
- a CDS encoding glycine cleavage system protein H, with the protein MQLGSYTFPDDLYYDENHGWAKVDGDLVILGLSDFSQQLAGTFIHIKLPKLGKSTKQGKPVSSIESGKWVGRIYAPVTGEVVEINEDLKKKAEIINNDPYDQGWICKIKMADPAELDNLLHGDKVKEFYEAEIEKHKK; encoded by the coding sequence ATGCAGCTAGGCAGCTATACTTTTCCCGATGACCTTTACTATGATGAAAATCATGGTTGGGCAAAAGTGGACGGCGATTTGGTAATTTTGGGCCTTTCAGACTTTTCTCAGCAGCTGGCAGGTACCTTTATTCACATTAAATTGCCTAAACTGGGCAAAAGCACCAAGCAGGGCAAACCTGTTTCTTCTATTGAATCCGGTAAATGGGTAGGGAGAATTTATGCCCCGGTGACCGGTGAAGTGGTGGAGATCAATGAAGATTTAAAGAAGAAGGCAGAGATTATTAATAACGACCCATATGATCAAGGTTGGATTTGTAAGATTAAGATGGCGGACCCCGCTGAATTAGATAATTTGCTTCACGGCGATAAAGTTAAGGAGTTTTACGAAGCGGAGATAGAAAAGCATAAGAAATAA